The Chitinophaga niabensis genome segment AAAGTGATGTATTCGGATTTTAATGCGCTATGCTCTGCGCAATAACCGCACTTCAGGTAGTACATAGGATATAGGTTTTCGACATATCAAATATAGTAAATATTTAATTTGTTTTAGCCTTTATGGAGCGAATAACTTTCTCAGCAGTTTCCAGCCGGCCCGACAGCATCAAATAAAAAAGGGACAAAGCCAAATGCTTTGTCCCTCTGATATATTCAGTTCCTTAGAACTATTCAGCAGCTTTTTCTTCAGCAGCTGGTGCAGCAGCATCATCTGCTTTTTTCTTAGCACCACCGGCACGACGGGTTTTCTTAGCAGGTGCTTTTTCAGCTTCTGCAGTTTTACCGTAGATCTCGTTGAAGTCTACCAGTTCGATCAAAGCTACTTCAGCATTGTCACCATGACGTTTGCCAAGCTTGATGATACGGGTGTAACCACCTGGACGGGCAGCGATCTTCTCGCTGATGGTTCCGAACAGTTCCTTGATGGCTTCTTTATCCTGCAGGTAGCTGAATACAACACGACGGTTGTGTGTATCGTCTGATTTACCACGTGTTAACAGTGGTTCGATATACACGCGCAGCGCTTTTGCTTTAGCTAATGTAGTTTGAATACGTTTGTGGCTGATCAGCTCGCAAGCG includes the following:
- the rplQ gene encoding 50S ribosomal protein L17 — translated: MRHGVKLNKLSRTAAHRKSLMSNLACELISHKRIQTTLAKAKALRVYIEPLLTRGKSDDTHNRRVVFSYLQDKEAIKELFGTISEKIAARPGGYTRIIKLGKRHGDNAEVALIELVDFNEIYGKTAEAEKAPAKKTRRAGGAKKKADDAAAPAAEEKAAE